Proteins co-encoded in one Phalacrocorax carbo chromosome 5, bPhaCar2.1, whole genome shotgun sequence genomic window:
- the ZDHHC13 gene encoding palmitoyltransferase ZDHHC13 isoform X2 produces MASGGPACKNHCHGPHGPHMHNCHSARRDKDLPVLTGPYPIVEDPSTCDIVKATQYGIVERCKELVEAGYDVRQPDKENVTLLHWAAINNRQELVKYYISKGAIVDQLGGDLNSTPLHWAIRQGHLPMVMLLLKCGADPSLIDGEGFSSIHLAVLFQHMPIVAYLISKGQNIDTTDFNGQTPLMLAAQKVIGPEPTRFLLKFKPSLNAVDNVQKNTALHWAITSGNVNAVDLLLEAGASLDVKNIKGETPLDLAYQSLNRFMVHMVKEEERMRSRRNNRLLKIIEKYELFLLLASILTMMWAIGYIMNLSSDSWLLKGGLLVFLLFGMALFVRQFVGLKNLRYLPTAFLLSSVFWMSVTWFIWFLPNVTDTIFEITAMFSAVGLLYYFYKTWRTDPGYIKTSEKERKENIVALAEAGCLDFRTFCTSCLVRKPLRSMHCIACDSCVARYDQHSLWIGQCIGIGNHRYYLLFLSFLIVTGLWLLYGTVLYWSNHCATSYHQDGAWTYFTQIMRCSPWVSYIFAVACFHTVWASLWLTVQLSQIAFLGLTSHERMNLLMQRKSSKHPVSLRRTPYNLGCFQNLADFFQCSCFGMFKPNVVDWTKQYNLFHLGKEKNVRSV; encoded by the exons ATGGCGAGCGGCGGCCCGGCG TGTAAAAACCATTGCCATGGGCCTCATGGACCCCATATGCACAACTGCCATAGCGCCCGCAGGGATAAAGACCTACCGGTGCTGACGGGACCGTACCCAATTGTTGAAGACCCTAGCACCTGTGACATCGTCAAGGCTACGCA GTATGGAATAGTAGAGCGATGCAAAGAACTGGTAGAGGCAGGATACGATGTTCGGCAACcagacaaagaaaatgtaaCTCTTCTTCACTGGGCGGCGATAAACAACAGACAGGAGCTGGTTAA ATATTATATCTCCAAAGGCGCAATAGTGGATCAGCTAGGTGGAGATTTGAATTCAACTCCCCTTCACTGGGCCATCAG ACAAGGACACCTACCTATGGTCATGTTATTGTTGAAATGTGGGGCGGATCCCAGTCTTATTGATGGGGAAGGATTCAGCAGCATTCACTTAGCGGTGCTGTTTCAACACATGCCCATTGTAGCTTACCTCATATCAAAGGGCCAG AACATAGACACAACAGACTTCAATGGGCAAACACCTTTAATGTTAGCAGCGCAGAAAGTGATTGG ACCAGAACCCACAaggtttcttttaaagtttaaaCCCTCTCTCAATGCTGTAGACAATGTTCAAAAGAATACTGCACTGCATTGGGCAATAACATCAGGAAATGTTAATGCAGTGGATCTGTTGCTGGAAGCTGGTGCCAGCCTGGATGTAAAAAATATCAAG GGAGAGACACCTCTTGACCTTGCTTATCAGAGTCTGAATCGCTTCATGGTTCATATggtaaaagaagaagaaagaatgagaagcagaagaaataacagATTACTGAAAATAATAGAGAAATATGAG ctcttcctgCTGTTGGCATCTATCTTGACAATGATGTGGGCCATAGGATACATAATGAATTTAAGTTCTGATTCCTGGCTTTTGAAAGGAGGCCTGCTTGTCTTCCTGCTGTTTGGGATGGCTCTGTTTGTGAG gCAATTTGTGGGGCTCAAGAATCTGAGGTATCTTCCCACAGCATTTCTGCTAAGTTCAGTTTTTTGGATGTCTGTGACCTGGTTTATCTGGTTCCTGCCTAAT GTAACAGATACAATTTTTGAAATCACTGCCATGTTCAGTGCAGTGGGTCTTCTTTATTACTTCTATAAAACTTGGAGAACTGATCCTGGATATATTaagacttcagaaaaagaaagaaaagaa AACATTGTAGCTCTTGCAGAAGCAGGTTGCTTGGACTTCAGAACATTTTGCACGTCGTGTCTT GTAAGGAAGCCTTTGAGATCCATGCATTGCATTGCTTGTGATTCATGTGTAGCCAGATACGATCAGCATTCTCTGTGGATTGGACAGTGCATAG GCATTGGGAACCATCGTTACTACCTACTGTTCCTGTCTTTCCTAATTGTGACTGGTCTCTGGCTGCTTTATGGAACTGTTCTGT ATTGGTCAAACCATTGTGCAACAAGTTATCATCAAGATGGAGCGTGGACGTACTTCACCCAGATAATGCGTTGTTCTCCGTGGGTTTCCTACATCTTTGCAGTAGCCTGTTTTCATACTGTATGGGCGTCATTGTGGCTAACTGTTCAGCTTTCTCAG ATTGCATTCTTGGGATTGACCTCGCATGAGAGAATGAACCTCCTGATGCAGAGAAAATCTTCTAAGCATCCTGTTTCACTCAGGAGAACTCCATACAA tcTTGGATGCTTCCAGAATCTTGCAGACTTTTTTCAGTGCAGTTGCTTTGGTATGTTCAAACCCAATGTAGTTGACTGGACCAAGCAATACAACCTTTTTCatctgggaaaggagaaaaatgttcgTTCTGTATGA
- the ZDHHC13 gene encoding palmitoyltransferase ZDHHC13 isoform X1, with protein MQGLVSFQCKNHCHGPHGPHMHNCHSARRDKDLPVLTGPYPIVEDPSTCDIVKATQYGIVERCKELVEAGYDVRQPDKENVTLLHWAAINNRQELVKYYISKGAIVDQLGGDLNSTPLHWAIRQGHLPMVMLLLKCGADPSLIDGEGFSSIHLAVLFQHMPIVAYLISKGQNIDTTDFNGQTPLMLAAQKVIGPEPTRFLLKFKPSLNAVDNVQKNTALHWAITSGNVNAVDLLLEAGASLDVKNIKGETPLDLAYQSLNRFMVHMVKEEERMRSRRNNRLLKIIEKYELFLLLASILTMMWAIGYIMNLSSDSWLLKGGLLVFLLFGMALFVRQFVGLKNLRYLPTAFLLSSVFWMSVTWFIWFLPNVTDTIFEITAMFSAVGLLYYFYKTWRTDPGYIKTSEKERKENIVALAEAGCLDFRTFCTSCLVRKPLRSMHCIACDSCVARYDQHSLWIGQCIGIGNHRYYLLFLSFLIVTGLWLLYGTVLYWSNHCATSYHQDGAWTYFTQIMRCSPWVSYIFAVACFHTVWASLWLTVQLSQIAFLGLTSHERMNLLMQRKSSKHPVSLRRTPYNLGCFQNLADFFQCSCFGMFKPNVVDWTKQYNLFHLGKEKNVRSV; from the exons ATGCAAGGATTAGTCTCTTTTCAG TGTAAAAACCATTGCCATGGGCCTCATGGACCCCATATGCACAACTGCCATAGCGCCCGCAGGGATAAAGACCTACCGGTGCTGACGGGACCGTACCCAATTGTTGAAGACCCTAGCACCTGTGACATCGTCAAGGCTACGCA GTATGGAATAGTAGAGCGATGCAAAGAACTGGTAGAGGCAGGATACGATGTTCGGCAACcagacaaagaaaatgtaaCTCTTCTTCACTGGGCGGCGATAAACAACAGACAGGAGCTGGTTAA ATATTATATCTCCAAAGGCGCAATAGTGGATCAGCTAGGTGGAGATTTGAATTCAACTCCCCTTCACTGGGCCATCAG ACAAGGACACCTACCTATGGTCATGTTATTGTTGAAATGTGGGGCGGATCCCAGTCTTATTGATGGGGAAGGATTCAGCAGCATTCACTTAGCGGTGCTGTTTCAACACATGCCCATTGTAGCTTACCTCATATCAAAGGGCCAG AACATAGACACAACAGACTTCAATGGGCAAACACCTTTAATGTTAGCAGCGCAGAAAGTGATTGG ACCAGAACCCACAaggtttcttttaaagtttaaaCCCTCTCTCAATGCTGTAGACAATGTTCAAAAGAATACTGCACTGCATTGGGCAATAACATCAGGAAATGTTAATGCAGTGGATCTGTTGCTGGAAGCTGGTGCCAGCCTGGATGTAAAAAATATCAAG GGAGAGACACCTCTTGACCTTGCTTATCAGAGTCTGAATCGCTTCATGGTTCATATggtaaaagaagaagaaagaatgagaagcagaagaaataacagATTACTGAAAATAATAGAGAAATATGAG ctcttcctgCTGTTGGCATCTATCTTGACAATGATGTGGGCCATAGGATACATAATGAATTTAAGTTCTGATTCCTGGCTTTTGAAAGGAGGCCTGCTTGTCTTCCTGCTGTTTGGGATGGCTCTGTTTGTGAG gCAATTTGTGGGGCTCAAGAATCTGAGGTATCTTCCCACAGCATTTCTGCTAAGTTCAGTTTTTTGGATGTCTGTGACCTGGTTTATCTGGTTCCTGCCTAAT GTAACAGATACAATTTTTGAAATCACTGCCATGTTCAGTGCAGTGGGTCTTCTTTATTACTTCTATAAAACTTGGAGAACTGATCCTGGATATATTaagacttcagaaaaagaaagaaaagaa AACATTGTAGCTCTTGCAGAAGCAGGTTGCTTGGACTTCAGAACATTTTGCACGTCGTGTCTT GTAAGGAAGCCTTTGAGATCCATGCATTGCATTGCTTGTGATTCATGTGTAGCCAGATACGATCAGCATTCTCTGTGGATTGGACAGTGCATAG GCATTGGGAACCATCGTTACTACCTACTGTTCCTGTCTTTCCTAATTGTGACTGGTCTCTGGCTGCTTTATGGAACTGTTCTGT ATTGGTCAAACCATTGTGCAACAAGTTATCATCAAGATGGAGCGTGGACGTACTTCACCCAGATAATGCGTTGTTCTCCGTGGGTTTCCTACATCTTTGCAGTAGCCTGTTTTCATACTGTATGGGCGTCATTGTGGCTAACTGTTCAGCTTTCTCAG ATTGCATTCTTGGGATTGACCTCGCATGAGAGAATGAACCTCCTGATGCAGAGAAAATCTTCTAAGCATCCTGTTTCACTCAGGAGAACTCCATACAA tcTTGGATGCTTCCAGAATCTTGCAGACTTTTTTCAGTGCAGTTGCTTTGGTATGTTCAAACCCAATGTAGTTGACTGGACCAAGCAATACAACCTTTTTCatctgggaaaggagaaaaatgttcgTTCTGTATGA
- the ZDHHC13 gene encoding palmitoyltransferase ZDHHC13 isoform X3, producing the protein MHNCHSARRDKDLPVLTGPYPIVEDPSTCDIVKATQYGIVERCKELVEAGYDVRQPDKENVTLLHWAAINNRQELVKYYISKGAIVDQLGGDLNSTPLHWAIRQGHLPMVMLLLKCGADPSLIDGEGFSSIHLAVLFQHMPIVAYLISKGQNIDTTDFNGQTPLMLAAQKVIGPEPTRFLLKFKPSLNAVDNVQKNTALHWAITSGNVNAVDLLLEAGASLDVKNIKGETPLDLAYQSLNRFMVHMVKEEERMRSRRNNRLLKIIEKYELFLLLASILTMMWAIGYIMNLSSDSWLLKGGLLVFLLFGMALFVRQFVGLKNLRYLPTAFLLSSVFWMSVTWFIWFLPNVTDTIFEITAMFSAVGLLYYFYKTWRTDPGYIKTSEKERKENIVALAEAGCLDFRTFCTSCLVRKPLRSMHCIACDSCVARYDQHSLWIGQCIGIGNHRYYLLFLSFLIVTGLWLLYGTVLYWSNHCATSYHQDGAWTYFTQIMRCSPWVSYIFAVACFHTVWASLWLTVQLSQIAFLGLTSHERMNLLMQRKSSKHPVSLRRTPYNLGCFQNLADFFQCSCFGMFKPNVVDWTKQYNLFHLGKEKNVRSV; encoded by the exons ATGCACAACTGCCATAGCGCCCGCAGGGATAAAGACCTACCGGTGCTGACGGGACCGTACCCAATTGTTGAAGACCCTAGCACCTGTGACATCGTCAAGGCTACGCA GTATGGAATAGTAGAGCGATGCAAAGAACTGGTAGAGGCAGGATACGATGTTCGGCAACcagacaaagaaaatgtaaCTCTTCTTCACTGGGCGGCGATAAACAACAGACAGGAGCTGGTTAA ATATTATATCTCCAAAGGCGCAATAGTGGATCAGCTAGGTGGAGATTTGAATTCAACTCCCCTTCACTGGGCCATCAG ACAAGGACACCTACCTATGGTCATGTTATTGTTGAAATGTGGGGCGGATCCCAGTCTTATTGATGGGGAAGGATTCAGCAGCATTCACTTAGCGGTGCTGTTTCAACACATGCCCATTGTAGCTTACCTCATATCAAAGGGCCAG AACATAGACACAACAGACTTCAATGGGCAAACACCTTTAATGTTAGCAGCGCAGAAAGTGATTGG ACCAGAACCCACAaggtttcttttaaagtttaaaCCCTCTCTCAATGCTGTAGACAATGTTCAAAAGAATACTGCACTGCATTGGGCAATAACATCAGGAAATGTTAATGCAGTGGATCTGTTGCTGGAAGCTGGTGCCAGCCTGGATGTAAAAAATATCAAG GGAGAGACACCTCTTGACCTTGCTTATCAGAGTCTGAATCGCTTCATGGTTCATATggtaaaagaagaagaaagaatgagaagcagaagaaataacagATTACTGAAAATAATAGAGAAATATGAG ctcttcctgCTGTTGGCATCTATCTTGACAATGATGTGGGCCATAGGATACATAATGAATTTAAGTTCTGATTCCTGGCTTTTGAAAGGAGGCCTGCTTGTCTTCCTGCTGTTTGGGATGGCTCTGTTTGTGAG gCAATTTGTGGGGCTCAAGAATCTGAGGTATCTTCCCACAGCATTTCTGCTAAGTTCAGTTTTTTGGATGTCTGTGACCTGGTTTATCTGGTTCCTGCCTAAT GTAACAGATACAATTTTTGAAATCACTGCCATGTTCAGTGCAGTGGGTCTTCTTTATTACTTCTATAAAACTTGGAGAACTGATCCTGGATATATTaagacttcagaaaaagaaagaaaagaa AACATTGTAGCTCTTGCAGAAGCAGGTTGCTTGGACTTCAGAACATTTTGCACGTCGTGTCTT GTAAGGAAGCCTTTGAGATCCATGCATTGCATTGCTTGTGATTCATGTGTAGCCAGATACGATCAGCATTCTCTGTGGATTGGACAGTGCATAG GCATTGGGAACCATCGTTACTACCTACTGTTCCTGTCTTTCCTAATTGTGACTGGTCTCTGGCTGCTTTATGGAACTGTTCTGT ATTGGTCAAACCATTGTGCAACAAGTTATCATCAAGATGGAGCGTGGACGTACTTCACCCAGATAATGCGTTGTTCTCCGTGGGTTTCCTACATCTTTGCAGTAGCCTGTTTTCATACTGTATGGGCGTCATTGTGGCTAACTGTTCAGCTTTCTCAG ATTGCATTCTTGGGATTGACCTCGCATGAGAGAATGAACCTCCTGATGCAGAGAAAATCTTCTAAGCATCCTGTTTCACTCAGGAGAACTCCATACAA tcTTGGATGCTTCCAGAATCTTGCAGACTTTTTTCAGTGCAGTTGCTTTGGTATGTTCAAACCCAATGTAGTTGACTGGACCAAGCAATACAACCTTTTTCatctgggaaaggagaaaaatgttcgTTCTGTATGA